One part of the Equus caballus isolate H_3958 breed thoroughbred chromosome 30, TB-T2T, whole genome shotgun sequence genome encodes these proteins:
- the TIMM17A gene encoding mitochondrial import inner membrane translocase subunit Tim17-A codes for MEEYAREPCPWRIVDDCGGAFTMGTIGGGIFQAIKGFRNSPVGVNHRLRGSLTAIKTRAPQLGGSFAVWGGLFSMIDCSMVQVRGKEDPWNSITSGALTGAILAARNGPVAMVGSAAVGGILLALIEGAGILLTRFASAQFPNGPQFAEDPSQLPAAQLPSSPFGDYRQYQ; via the exons ATGGAGGAGTACGCTCGGGAGCCGTG CCCCTGGCGAATTGTGGATGACTGTGGTGGGGCCTTTACGATGGGCACCATAGGTGGTGGTATCTTTCAAGCAATCAAAGGCTTTCGCAATTCTCCGGtg GGAGTGAACCACAGACTGCGCGGGAGTTTGACAGCTATTAAAACCAGAGCTCCCCAGCTGGGAG GTAGCTTTGCAGTTTGGGGAGGTCTGTTTTCCATGATCGACTGCAGTATGGTTCAGGTCAGAGGGAAGGAGGACCCCTGGAACTCCATCACAAGTGGTGCCTTAACAGGAGCCATCCTGGCCGCGAGAA ATGGACCAGTGGCCATGGTCGGGTCAGCCGCAGTGGGTGGCATTCTCCTAGCTTTAATTGAAGGAGCTGGTATCTTGTTGACAAGATTTGCCTCTGCACAGTTTCCCAATG GTCCTCAGTTTGCTGAAGACCCCTCCCAGTTGCCTGCCGCCCAGTTACCGTCCTCACCTTTTGGAGACTACCGACAATATCAATAG